The genomic region TTTTCCCAAAGTGCTGAGGGTGTGGTAGCTTCGCTTCAAGGCGGTTCTCCTTTCGTTGAGAAAGTTTCCAACCCGACTCTATCAAGAGCCGGGTCGAGAACCGCCCCTCAACCTTCAACTATGGATGGGACACCCTCCAAAACCGGGATTCAGGGCCGGAACAAGGTCGCGTTGTTCCCTGCCGACGTGATAAATCACATTCCACTGCACGGTCTTGCTGGGCTTCACAACGACTTGGACAACATGCGATTTAAAGCCATTGAAGTCTTCTGTCTGCTGCACGCCGTTGATCAGCCAGTAGCCAAGACTTAGGTGGTCATTGACCGTAAGGGTGTTCCGGAAGCCCATGTGATAAAAGGGCAGGAAATTGAAGAAATAGGCTCGCGAGTAATTGAACTGGTCCTTGCTGTAGTTGCCTTCGTAGCCCATCGCGCTGGCGAATTTCCCAAAGTCGATTGTGAGACCTTGCAGAAGGGGAGCCACATACGTCCCGTAAGCCTGGAAGATGGGCCGGTATGCTTGCGGCCGGAGTTCGTTGGCCGGGTTTCCCTGGAGGGTTTCCGTCGCCTGTCCATATTGAAGGTCCAGGCGCGCGCCAAAGCGCCGGCCGGCGGCAATGTCGGGCGCCCGCTCCAGGACGACGGTCGCCTGGTTGAGGCTGAAGCTGTTGCTGCTCACGTCGTAGGCGCGCAGTAGGTTGATCCGCCCGATTGGATGGTTGAAGTTATATCCATAGTAACCGTCCAAGGTAAGATTGATGGTGGTCCCCTTTAGGTAATCGAGGATTGCCCGATCGTCATTGGTCAGCCGCGCCGGTGTGACTTGCGCCGGCGCCGGGGCTAATGTCTCAAGAGCTGCCGTGCTGGCCGGTTTGGAGGCCAGCGATGTCTGCTGCTGAGCTCTAGCTTCCAGTTCGGCAACGCGCTTCTGCAACTCTTCCACCAACCGTCGCAACTGGGCCGCATCGTCGGGTGCGCCCGGTGTCGGAGGGACTACCTGCGCCCTGGCCGCGGGAACGCCTGCCAGCAACCAGCCAATCATCATGACTGAAATGGCGTGCTGGCGGTACCGACTCAGCCGCGCTGAGACGAATCGCACGATAATTGTGACAACCAAAATCATCGAATACTCTTTCCGGCTTTGTTTGTCCGACCTTGAGTCGGTGAATTCATTCTCTGCACCACATTAAGTCCACGGGTCCCGCCACTATCGTGCCGGCTCAACGGTTTAGCCGCAAATGCGGGAGCCATCCTCCGGTGCGGCATATATTGGTTGACGCCGTCAACCGCGATGTCGGGGTCCGTCTCAATTCCTCCGTGCTCAATTCCTCCGTGCCCGTCGTGTTCTGGCCATGCCCGCAACACATGTACCACGTGGTTTCCCCTGCCGTCCTTACCGCAGATCGCCACCAGGAACCGAAGCAGGAACATCACTCCGGTGGTACATGCGACGGTAAGAATTGCGATTGCAGCCATTACCCCCTCGAACCATTCTCGTCGGCAGTTGCGAACGTCCCCACGCTTCAGGCCCGTTCTGCTCACACCTGCATTGGATATGGGCGCGCATAAAATTTGTCTAAAGAGTGCATAAAAAGTTCGTAATCGAGCGACAGCCGATGCTCGCTTTATGAATTTTTTATGGAGTCTTTATTCGAGCTTTACGGGGTCGGCGATCAAATAGGGGAAGCTGGACTCCATCCTTCAAGCCAGCTTATGTAGCGAGAGAGGAAAAATGACTTCTACCGTGGCCGTGCTCGGCTTCTTTTTGTTGGTTGCCATGCTGCTGGCAAGGTCCTGGATTCTTGACCTGCGGTCTCTCCCGCGGCGCCCATCGCGCCGCCCTGAGGGAAAAACGGCAGCCTCACTGCAGGCTACTCATCTCCCGCATTGAAGCGGTACCCGATCCAGGGCTCCGTGATGATGTAGCGTGGGGAGGCTTCATCGGGTTCAAGTTTCTTTCGCAGGTGGCCAATCACAACCCGCAGGTATTCGGGCTGCTCTGTGCTGGTGTCACCCCAGACCGAGGCGAGGAGTCCGCGGTGGGTGACAACCTTCCCGGGATGTCGCGCCAGATATGCCAGGACATCAAATTCCTTCGGTGTCAGCTTCACTTCCTGGTTGCGGACATGAACGCAGTGGGCTTGCAGGTCAATGCGGAAATCTCCGAGCTCGATGACCTGGGAATCCGGCTGTTGCGGGGTCGTGGCGCGCCGGAGGGCGGCGCGAACCCGGGCCAGGAGTTCATTGGTGCTGAAGGGCTTGGTGATGTAATCGTCGGCGCCGGCGTCCAGCGCCTCAACCTTAGTGCGCTCTTCGCCTCGTACCGACAAGACAATGATCGGGATTTGCGACTTCGTGCGAACGTGCCGGCAGAGTTCCAGGCCGTTCATGTTGGGCATGCGCAGGTCGGTAATGAGCAGGTCCGGCGACCACTGCTTGATCACTTGCAGCGCATCATCGCCATCCGAGGCAGTGCGCGTCGAATAGCCCCGGCTCGACAAGGTCGTTTTCAGTACCCTCGCGATCTGCGGCTCATCATCGACGATCAAAATTCTGTGTTTCTCCTCGGCCATGGTTCCGCTCACTTCATCTCCTGGGTCACGATGTGAACGTCTACCGGTGGAGCATCGCGCAGGAACTTGTGAATGGCCGACAGGTACAGGTACTTGCGCCAGCCCTTCTGAGCCGAGCGTCCGAACACCACTTGCGTGATGTGCTTCTCGCGGACGAATTTCGCAACCACCTCGGCTACGCTCTTGCCCTCGGTTCGAATCACCTGTGCACCCAGATTTTCCGCAAAGCGAATATTCTGAGCCAAGGTGCGCTGGTTCTCGGCGCTTTCATCGACTCCGATGTCGATGTAGATAACCAGCAGGTCCGCGTCCATGCGTTGCGCCATGCGCGCCGCCCGCGCGATCAGGTACTGCGCCGCGGGATTAGAGCTGATGCACACGCCAATGCGCTCACGTACACCAACGCTGAGCTGTGTCCCTTCCTTGGCGAGGTAGGACTCCAGGCTCCGATCCACGGCCCGGGCCACTTGCTGCAGGGCGAGCTCACGCAGCGCAATCAGATTGCCGGGACGGAAAAAGTGGCCTAAGGCCCGCTCGGCGCGGTCTACCGGATAAATGTCCCCGCGCTTCATGCGCGTCTGCAGCGCCTCCGGCGTCAGATCGGCCATCACGATCTCATCCACCCGCTGCATGACCCAGTCGGGAACGGTTTCCCTGACCTGTACCCCGGTGATGCTCTGAACCATCGGGTTCAGGCTCTCGATATGCTGCACATTCATCGTCGAGAGCACATCGATCTTCGCGTCCAGCAACTCGATGACGTCTTCGTGGCGCTTCCGGTGTTTGCTGCCTTCGATATTGGTGTGGGCCAATTCATCCACCAGCGCCACCTGCGGCTGACGGGCCAGGATGGCGTCCACATCCATCTCTTCGAATGCCGCGCCTTTGTACGCGATCTGGCGTCGCGGCACGGTGTCGAGCATGCTGGCAAGTTCGGCGATCGCCTTGCGCCCATGCGTTTCGACGACGCCAATCACCACGTCCTCGCCGCGGCTCCGGCGGCGAGCGCCTTCGCTCAGCATGTTGTAGGTTTTGCCCACACCCGGTGCGTAACCCAAGATGAGCTTGAATATGCCCTGTCTCTTTTGTGGGGACGCTTCTTCCAACCATTGCTCAGGCGTCTTCGGCATCGCGGCTATTCTCGTTGAAACGAGGACCTTGTGTCGATGGATTACAATGCCCGCGTGACCCGACCGGCGCAATGGATCCTACGCTTCCTGGCCGCGGCGGCGATTGATTTCGTAATCGGCTGGATTTATTTCCGTATGATCCACCTGAATCCCACTACCGTGGGATTTACCTTTTTACTCGCGATCCTTGTTGTTTCCGCCTTTTGGGGCCTGCGCGTAGCCATCTTCATGGCAGTATTGGCGACGCTGGGTTATAACTTTTTTTTCCTTCCGCCATTGCTGAAATTCTCGATTGCCGACCCGCAGAACTGGGTTTCTCTATTCGCGTTCCTGATCACCGCCATCATCGGCAGCCACCTGTCGGAGCGCGCCCGCCGTGTGGCCCGGGAATCGAACCAGCGCCGCCGCGAGGTGGAGCGACTGTACGCCTTCAGCCAGCAGCTTCTCGTCTCGGAGAACGTCTTTGGTCTTCTGAATAACGTGCCGTCGCATATCGTCGATTCCTTCGGCGTGACCGGGGCCGCCATCTTTCTTGACCACAAGCAGAAGACGTACTTCTCCGACATCAGCGTGCAATCGCTGATCCCCATCGACGAGTTGAAAGCGGTCAGCGGTCGTGGAGAGCCTGTCCTGAACCGGGAACGTGGGACCTGCTTCATGCCCCTCCGCATGGGAGTTCGCTGCATCGGGAGCCTGGGCATCGTCGGGTCAAACATATCCCGGGAAACCCTGGAGGCGATCGGAAGCCTGGTGGCCATCGCCATCGAGCGCGCCGCCACCATGGAAAAGCTGACCAAGACAGAGGCGGCACGTGAAAGCGACCGTATCCGCTCCTTGTTGCTGGATGCGGTGACGCACGACTTTCGCACGCCGCTTACGGCGATCAAAGCTTCAGCCGAAACGCTCTTGTCCGAGGTCGAGTTGGACCAACCTCAATTGAAGGAGTTGGCAACGGTCATCAATGAAGAGAGCGACCGGCTTGACCGCATGGTAGGCGAAGCCGCGGAAGTTGCCCAACTCGATGCGCAACAGATCGAGCTCCGCTTCGAACCACATCACATCCGCGAAGCGGTCGACCTGGCGCTGCGGGAGGCCAAGCACGCGCTGGAGCGGCACACGGTTCAAGTGGTGGTTCCGGAACAGCTACCGCCGTTGCGCATGGACTTGAAACGGATAACGGAAGTTCTTGCGCAACTGCTCGACAACGCCGGCAAGTATTCGCCGTCGGGGACGCCCATCCATATCACCGCGGAGCTACGCGATCGGCAACTGATCACGTCGGTCGCCGATCACGGCCCTGGCATCGACGATGTTGAGCAGGGCATGATCTTCGAAAAGTTTTATCGTGGGCGGAACCAGAGAGTCTCCATGCAGGGCACCGGCATGGGACTGGCGATCGCCAAAGCCATCGTCGAGTTGCACGGCGGAACGATTACCGTTACCAGCCAATCGGGGCACGGGTCGGTGTTCTCGTTCACGCTGCCGACTGGGTGATGGCGCAGGTTTTGAATTCGTGTGGCTGCGAAACCGCGATCGGTATGACCACCTCTGCACCGCCCTCTTCCTGTTTCAAAACGGGATAAGCGTTTGCCACGCGGCGCATATTTCCTTTGTCTGGAAACGAACTAGAGGGATATTGGTTAACTAGTTTATGGCAGCGCAAGCACTCTGGCCGGAGCGGCGCCTTTTTCAAGCGTCGTACCTCGATCTGTGGGAGAGCGGTGAACTGCGCGATCGCGTCGAACGCGCCGTCGCCTTGCTCGCCGATTGCAAATTGTGCCCGCGAGAATGCGGGGTGGACCGGCTCGATGACGAAGCCTCCGTTTGCCGGACCGGACGATGGGCGCGGGTCGGCAGCTACGGTCCGCATTTCGGTGAAGAGGCTTGTCTCAGCGGCAGCCGCGGCTCGGGAACGGTTTTCTTCGCGCAATGCAATCTGCGCTGCGTGTTCTGTCAAAACCACCAGCTCAGTTGGCTAGGCGAAGGCCGAACCACTTCCGCCCCGGAGCTGGCCGCAATGTTTCTGCATCTGCAGGCAGCCGGTTGCCACAACATCAACCTGGTGACTCCGTCGCACGTAGTCCCGCAAATCCTGGAAGCGCTGCTGCTGGCAGTGGAGGCGGGCCTGCATCTTCCGCTGGTGTACAACACGAGCGGCTACGACTCGCTGACCGCGCTGGCCCTGCTGGACGGCGTGGTGGACATCTACATGCCCGACTGCAAGTACTGGGACGCCGATGCCGCCGCCTGTTGTTCCCACGCCGCCGACTACAGGGAGTTCGCCTGTGCCGCGATCAAGGAAATGCATCGCCAGGTCGGTCCGCTGGTCTTCGACGAAAGCGGCCTTGCCTCACGCGGAATCTTGCTGCGCCACCTGGTCATGCCGGACGGGGTGGCGGGTACGCCGCGCGTGTTGCGCTGGATTGCCCGGGAACTCGGCCCCGACACCTACGTTAACCTGATGTCGCAGTACCATCCCGCCGGCTGCGTTGACCACGATCATTACGCCAGGATCGCACGCCACGTCACGCCCGAGGAGATGGAGGATGCCTTTAACTGCGCCGCCGCTTGTGGCCTCCGCCGGGTTGAAGGCCGTCGTCAGCATCCGCTCTGACAACTGCACCGGGACCCAAGCTGGGGATTCGCGGCCCCCCTCTTCTGTGCATCGTTCTGACCTGCTCCACTCCGAAATCAGCGGCCAACGATTGCGGTCATTGACAGACGAACCGTGCGCCCGGAAGCCTATTTCGGGAAGCCATGGGAAGGCAGAGTGGAAAAAACCGCTGAGCCTCGAGCGCAGAGGTAGATCATCAAGCCAGCAGGCGAGGTTCTCGCATCCGGCACCGATCCTCGCAATGGTCATGATCGTTGGCTTAGGGATCGATCTCGTCGCCAACACCCGAGTGCAGCAGGAGCTGGCGCGAGGTGAATGGCGGTTGGGCGATGGCATCTTCACCAGCCGCGAGATCAGCCGATGCAGCCGGGATAGGAGACCGGCTCTTTGTTATGCCGCGTGCTTCGCAGCCAAGGAAGCCACTCTCAAGGCGTTGGGAGTCGCGGTCACCGATCTGAGCATGCTGCGCGAGGTGGAGGTCGAACTGGGCGACCGAAACGCCATCGTGCTTCACGAGCGAATGAAGTTGGAGTCCAAGCGCTTGGGAGTGCGGCACGTCCGGCTCGCCATCGCTCCCGGCAAACGACAAACCGGCGCCATGGTCATTTTGGAATCGTGACCAGTATCGCGCGCCGAGATCGGACAGGTTATGGCTCCGCCTTCTTACGAGGAACTCGTTTCCGGATTCAGTTGGTCGCTAGCCGAGCGTGAACTGGGCTATCAGACGGGAGAGCCGCTCAATATCGGATGGATGTGCAGCGACCGCATCTGCCGTCTCGGCCAGGCGGACAAGCTCGCGCTGATCTGGGAAGATTATCTCGGCAACGAGAAGCGGTTCACGTTTGATCGCCTGCGCGTTCTCTCCAACACCATCGCCTCGTTCCTGGTCGGACTCGGCGTCCACCCCGGTGAACGCGTGTGCCTGTTCCTGGACCGCGTTCCCGAACTGTATATCGGCTTCCTCGGCATCCTAAAGACAGGGGCGGTGGCGCAGCCTCTTTTTTCCGCATTCGGTGACGAGTCGCTGTTCGTGCGTCTCGCCGACGCTAGAACTTCGGCCATCATCACCCAGAAAAAACACGTTCACAAGGTGCGGAAGATTCGCGAAGAACTGCCGGAACTGCGCCACATCATCGTGGTGGACGCCGGCGACACGCCACTGCAGGCACGAGAGGTAGCGTTCCGGATGGAGCAGGCGCCCCCGGTCGAGACTTTTGCGGTATATCCGACCACCGCCGAGTCGCCGTCCGTTCTGCATTACACCTCGGGCACGACCGGCCAGCCCAAGGGAGCGCAACACGTCCACTACTCCATCGTCGCGCAGTACCTCACGGCCAAAATCGTGCTCGACCTGCGGCCGGACGATACGTACTGGTGCAACGCCGACCCGGGATGGGTGACCGGCACGTCGTACGGCATTGTCGGCCCCTGGTCGAACGGGATCACGCAGGTGGTGCTTGATAGCGGCTTCAACGCGCAGCGGTGGTATGAGTTCATTGCCCAGCGCCGCGTGACGGTTTGGTATTCAGCGCCCACGGCCATCCGGCTCTTGATGAAAGAGGGCACCGAGCTTCCTCGCAAGCATGACGTGTCGAGCCTGCGTTATCTGGCGAGCGTGGGCGAGCCGCTCAATGGCGAGGCGGTAATCTGGTCGGAAGAAGCGTTTGGCAGGCCATTTCACGACACGTTCTGGCAGACCGAAACCGGCTGCATCGTGATCACCAACTTCCCCGGTATGCGGATCAAACCCGGTTCGATGGGCAAGCCGTTTCCGGGCATCACCGCGACCGTGCTGAACCCGAAGACCTATGAGCCGGTCAACCAGCCGGGTGTTGCCGGACTGATCGCGCTGCGTCCCGGCTGGCCGTCGCAGTTCCGCGCTTACTGGCGCAACCAGGCGGGCTTCCAGGCGAAGTTCAAGAACGGATGGTATCTGTGCGGCGACCGCGCTTCGGTGGATGCGGATGGCTATTTCTGGTTCATGGGTCGTGACGACGACGTCATCAATACCGGCGGCCACCTAGTCGGGCCGTTCGAGATAGAGTCGGCGCTGCTGGAGCATCCCGCGGTGCACGAGTCGGCGGCGGTGGCCAAACCCGACCCGGTCAACATGGAAGTCGTGAAGGCGTACGTGACGCTGAAGCGGGGCTACGAACCATCGGCGGACTTGGAACTGGAAATCATGAACCGGATTCGCAAGCGGCTCTCTCCGCTGGCGATGCCGCAGGAAATCGAGTTTGTGGATTCCCTGCCCAAGACCCGCAGCGGCAAGATCGTACGCCGGATTTTGCGCTGCAAGGAGTTCCACGAGCCGGTGGGCGATCTTTCCACCGTGATGAACGAGTGACCAGCGCGGCGGTGGAGCGAACAGGAGAACAAGGCAATGGACGAACTCACCAACATGGTGCGCGATTACGTGATCAAGGAGTACCTGGAGGAAGGAGATGAGCGGGAGATTACCGAAACGACGCCGCTGATCTCGGGCGGCATCGTCGATTCCTTCTCCATGGTTTCTCTCAAGCGTTTTCTGGAAAGGAAATTCTCGATCAAGATTCCCGACGATGATGCCACGCCCCAGGCCTTTGACACCGTGCAAAGCATCGTGGCGCTGGTGCGACGTTTTCAGCAAGTCCCGGTGTAACCCCGGGACTTCGGATTCATAACTTCATCATGAGGAACAGCCATGGCCTTTAACGATGCAGTCCGCAATTCCTACCAGGCCGGCATCCAGGCGATCAAAGCCGCCGGCCTGTTCAAAGAAGAGCGTTACATTCATTCGCCGCAGCATTCGGACATCGAAGTGGAATTTCCTCTCGGAAGCGGGATCAGGAAGTGCATCAACGTTTGCGCCAACAACTACCTGGGTCTTTCCAGCCATCCCGACGTGATCGCCGCCGCGCACGCCGGCCTGGACAGCCGTGGCTACGGCATGTCGTCGGTGCGCTTCATCTGCGGCACGCAGGATATCCATCGCGAGCTGGAGCATCGGCTAACCGCATTTCTCGGCACCGAAGATACCCTTCTGTTTCCTTCCTGCATGGACGCAAACGCCGGCTTTTTCGAGGCGTGCCTCAATGAGCAGGACGTGATGATCGCCGACCGGTTGGTCCACGCCTCCATTATTGACGGCATGCGCCTGTGCAAGGCCATGCAGGACACCTTCAAACATTCCGACATGGAACACCTGGAAGAAAAGCTGATCGAGCACCAGGACAAGCGCCTTCGCATGATCATCACCGACGGCGTGTTCTCCATGGACGGCGACACGGCCAAGCTTGATCGCATCGTGAACCTGGCCGAGAAGTACAACGCCATGGTGTTCCTCGACGACTCGCATGCCACCGGTTTCATCGGGCGCACCGGCCGCGGGACACACGAGCATTGTGGGGTCCTCGGCAAGATCGACGTGATCACGACCACCTTGGGCAAGGCGCTGGGCGGCGCTTCCGGAGGCTGCGTCAGCGGGCGCCGCGAGCTGGTGGAAATGTGCCGGCAGCGGGCGCGTCCGTATCTTTTCTCCAACGCGGTGGCGCCGGTGATCGTGGCGGGCGCGCTGAAGGTCATGGACCTGATCACAGCCAGCACCGATCGACGCGACAAGCTGGAATGGAACGCCAGGTATTGGCGCGGCTTGCTGAAGGATGCGGGCTTCGACATCAAGGAAGGCGACAGCCCGATTGTGCCGGTCATGCTCTATGACGCCAAGCTGGCGCAGGACTTCGCTCGCGACCTGTTTGACGAAGGTGTGTACGCGGTCGGTTTCTTCTTCCCGGTGGTGCCCAAGGGTCAGGCGCGCATTCGCACGCAAATGTCGGCCGCTCACGAAAAGCATCACCTGGATGCGGCGATTGCCGCTTTCAAGAAAGCCGGCCAGAAACACCGCATCCTGGGATTGAGCAAGAAGGAACTCATCGCCATGTGCGTGGCGTAATCCTCGGCGTGGAAATGGAGGTCGAGATGCTGTGCGCAGAACTGGAGCGCCTCGAATCAGAGTTTGACGACATTGTCGCCGCCCTGGAAGATCGCAGCTTGCCGGAACAGCGCCGGAAAGAACTGGAGGAAGCCTACGTCCGTATCGCGCGCGAGATCAGCCATCATCAGGCGGACGGGCATGAGGGCCGGCCCTGCTTTGAACTCATCGAGAGGTATTAGACGAAGAACGGGAGCCGCGTTTCCGGTACGTAATCGCAACCGCTCAAACCATTTACGCAACAGCGGCAGACACCACCGAAACAGCCGTTGAAGGAAACCGGCTGTGTTTCGCTCATGCGAAGAAAGGGGGGAAGAATGGGAAGGCTGACTTTGGTCTTGGCAGCTTTTGTTTTGGCGTGCCCCACCCTGTTTGCCGATCAGATCACATTGAAAAATGGCAGAGCGTGCTTGGCTCGGAGCAAGTGTAGACAATCACGGGTCAGGCTGGTATTACTCCCGAGGCTGCGAGTTACGGGCTTGGCTTAACTGCTAGAGCAACTCGTCGATAACCTGACGCCCAGCAGCATAGTGCCGCAAGGCGACTTGATTCGAAGGGTTGAAAGAGGAGTTCAGATGGAACGG from Terriglobia bacterium harbors:
- a CDS encoding porin; its protein translation is MILVVTIIVRFVSARLSRYRQHAISVMMIGWLLAGVPAARAQVVPPTPGAPDDAAQLRRLVEELQKRVAELEARAQQQTSLASKPASTAALETLAPAPAQVTPARLTNDDRAILDYLKGTTINLTLDGYYGYNFNHPIGRINLLRAYDVSSNSFSLNQATVVLERAPDIAAGRRFGARLDLQYGQATETLQGNPANELRPQAYRPIFQAYGTYVAPLLQGLTIDFGKFASAMGYEGNYSKDQFNYSRAYFFNFLPFYHMGFRNTLTVNDHLSLGYWLINGVQQTEDFNGFKSHVVQVVVKPSKTVQWNVIYHVGREQRDLVPALNPGFGGCPIHS
- a CDS encoding response regulator transcription factor, translating into MAEEKHRILIVDDEPQIARVLKTTLSSRGYSTRTASDGDDALQVIKQWSPDLLITDLRMPNMNGLELCRHVRTKSQIPIIVLSVRGEERTKVEALDAGADDYITKPFSTNELLARVRAALRRATTPQQPDSQVIELGDFRIDLQAHCVHVRNQEVKLTPKEFDVLAYLARHPGKVVTHRGLLASVWGDTSTEQPEYLRVVIGHLRKKLEPDEASPRYIITEPWIGYRFNAGDE
- a CDS encoding histidine kinase, with protein sequence MPKTPEQWLEEASPQKRQGIFKLILGYAPGVGKTYNMLSEGARRRSRGEDVVIGVVETHGRKAIAELASMLDTVPRRQIAYKGAAFEEMDVDAILARQPQVALVDELAHTNIEGSKHRKRHEDVIELLDAKIDVLSTMNVQHIESLNPMVQSITGVQVRETVPDWVMQRVDEIVMADLTPEALQTRMKRGDIYPVDRAERALGHFFRPGNLIALRELALQQVARAVDRSLESYLAKEGTQLSVGVRERIGVCISSNPAAQYLIARAARMAQRMDADLLVIYIDIGVDESAENQRTLAQNIRFAENLGAQVIRTEGKSVAEVVAKFVREKHITQVVFGRSAQKGWRKYLYLSAIHKFLRDAPPVDVHIVTQEMK
- a CDS encoding DUF4118 domain-containing protein gives rise to the protein MSMDYNARVTRPAQWILRFLAAAAIDFVIGWIYFRMIHLNPTTVGFTFLLAILVVSAFWGLRVAIFMAVLATLGYNFFFLPPLLKFSIADPQNWVSLFAFLITAIIGSHLSERARRVARESNQRRREVERLYAFSQQLLVSENVFGLLNNVPSHIVDSFGVTGAAIFLDHKQKTYFSDISVQSLIPIDELKAVSGRGEPVLNRERGTCFMPLRMGVRCIGSLGIVGSNISRETLEAIGSLVAIAIERAATMEKLTKTEAARESDRIRSLLLDAVTHDFRTPLTAIKASAETLLSEVELDQPQLKELATVINEESDRLDRMVGEAAEVAQLDAQQIELRFEPHHIREAVDLALREAKHALERHTVQVVVPEQLPPLRMDLKRITEVLAQLLDNAGKYSPSGTPIHITAELRDRQLITSVADHGPGIDDVEQGMIFEKFYRGRNQRVSMQGTGMGLAIAKAIVELHGGTITVTSQSGHGSVFSFTLPTG
- a CDS encoding radical SAM protein; its protein translation is MWESGELRDRVERAVALLADCKLCPRECGVDRLDDEASVCRTGRWARVGSYGPHFGEEACLSGSRGSGTVFFAQCNLRCVFCQNHQLSWLGEGRTTSAPELAAMFLHLQAAGCHNINLVTPSHVVPQILEALLLAVEAGLHLPLVYNTSGYDSLTALALLDGVVDIYMPDCKYWDADAAACCSHAADYREFACAAIKEMHRQVGPLVFDESGLASRGILLRHLVMPDGVAGTPRVLRWIARELGPDTYVNLMSQYHPAGCVDHDHYARIARHVTPEEMEDAFNCAAACGLRRVEGRRQHPL
- a CDS encoding 4'-phosphopantetheinyl transferase superfamily protein, which produces MIVGLGIDLVANTRVQQELARGEWRLGDGIFTSREISRCSRDRRPALCYAACFAAKEATLKALGVAVTDLSMLREVEVELGDRNAIVLHERMKLESKRLGVRHVRLAIAPGKRQTGAMVILES
- a CDS encoding AMP-binding protein yields the protein MAPPSYEELVSGFSWSLAERELGYQTGEPLNIGWMCSDRICRLGQADKLALIWEDYLGNEKRFTFDRLRVLSNTIASFLVGLGVHPGERVCLFLDRVPELYIGFLGILKTGAVAQPLFSAFGDESLFVRLADARTSAIITQKKHVHKVRKIREELPELRHIIVVDAGDTPLQAREVAFRMEQAPPVETFAVYPTTAESPSVLHYTSGTTGQPKGAQHVHYSIVAQYLTAKIVLDLRPDDTYWCNADPGWVTGTSYGIVGPWSNGITQVVLDSGFNAQRWYEFIAQRRVTVWYSAPTAIRLLMKEGTELPRKHDVSSLRYLASVGEPLNGEAVIWSEEAFGRPFHDTFWQTETGCIVITNFPGMRIKPGSMGKPFPGITATVLNPKTYEPVNQPGVAGLIALRPGWPSQFRAYWRNQAGFQAKFKNGWYLCGDRASVDADGYFWFMGRDDDVINTGGHLVGPFEIESALLEHPAVHESAAVAKPDPVNMEVVKAYVTLKRGYEPSADLELEIMNRIRKRLSPLAMPQEIEFVDSLPKTRSGKIVRRILRCKEFHEPVGDLSTVMNE
- a CDS encoding acyl carrier protein, with the translated sequence MDELTNMVRDYVIKEYLEEGDEREITETTPLISGGIVDSFSMVSLKRFLERKFSIKIPDDDATPQAFDTVQSIVALVRRFQQVPV
- the kbl gene encoding glycine C-acetyltransferase gives rise to the protein MAFNDAVRNSYQAGIQAIKAAGLFKEERYIHSPQHSDIEVEFPLGSGIRKCINVCANNYLGLSSHPDVIAAAHAGLDSRGYGMSSVRFICGTQDIHRELEHRLTAFLGTEDTLLFPSCMDANAGFFEACLNEQDVMIADRLVHASIIDGMRLCKAMQDTFKHSDMEHLEEKLIEHQDKRLRMIITDGVFSMDGDTAKLDRIVNLAEKYNAMVFLDDSHATGFIGRTGRGTHEHCGVLGKIDVITTTLGKALGGASGGCVSGRRELVEMCRQRARPYLFSNAVAPVIVAGALKVMDLITASTDRRDKLEWNARYWRGLLKDAGFDIKEGDSPIVPVMLYDAKLAQDFARDLFDEGVYAVGFFFPVVPKGQARIRTQMSAAHEKHHLDAAIAAFKKAGQKHRILGLSKKELIAMCVA